The following are from one region of the Ruegeria sp. THAF33 genome:
- a CDS encoding YncE family protein — MTLFNLAAGLSVAALTAPSLTLAATVFIPEGSADSVLVIDSETGKTVERLPRLVAVHGLAGAPGFKYLVAGSYAETEATTPPKPEGMSEDEHAAHHAKRDVTALPKDKGRSLLTILDAETHEVVRQIEVPGAVHHTAVSPDGQFAVATHPGGDGISIVDLDKLSFLGFVATGPMPNYAVFAPDGDRVYVTNTGNGTLSEVDVVKGFVVRNIPVGEGPEHLVLNATGSAAFVADSDGGKAFRVDLASGSVSETYDIGGELHGIGLSDREGVLFVAAKGTDRLLSIDLATGKQRSTNLSPAPYHLTTIPNSSKVMVSSRTEPKVWIVDQVSLTAITEVPILGEGHQMVVLP, encoded by the coding sequence ATGACCCTGTTCAATCTGGCCGCAGGCCTGTCCGTCGCAGCTTTGACTGCGCCTTCGCTCACGCTGGCGGCAACCGTGTTCATTCCCGAAGGCAGCGCGGACTCGGTTCTGGTGATCGACTCCGAAACCGGCAAGACCGTCGAGCGGCTGCCGAGGCTCGTGGCGGTCCATGGGCTGGCCGGCGCGCCCGGCTTTAAGTACCTGGTCGCGGGCAGCTACGCAGAAACCGAGGCCACAACGCCACCAAAACCCGAAGGTATGTCCGAGGATGAACACGCCGCGCACCACGCCAAGCGCGATGTCACCGCGTTGCCCAAAGACAAGGGGCGGAGCCTGCTGACGATCCTTGATGCGGAAACACACGAGGTCGTCCGCCAGATCGAGGTTCCAGGTGCGGTGCATCACACTGCGGTGTCGCCCGACGGGCAGTTCGCGGTGGCGACCCATCCGGGCGGTGACGGTATTTCGATCGTCGATCTCGATAAGCTCAGCTTCCTTGGTTTCGTAGCAACTGGGCCAATGCCCAACTATGCGGTATTCGCGCCTGACGGCGACAGGGTCTATGTCACCAATACCGGCAATGGTACACTTAGCGAAGTGGATGTCGTCAAAGGCTTCGTCGTACGCAACATCCCCGTCGGCGAAGGCCCTGAGCATCTTGTACTTAACGCCACCGGCAGCGCCGCCTTCGTAGCCGACAGTGATGGTGGCAAGGCCTTCCGCGTAGATCTTGCCAGCGGTTCTGTCTCCGAAACCTATGACATTGGAGGCGAGTTGCACGGGATCGGCCTGTCCGACCGCGAGGGCGTACTGTTCGTGGCCGCCAAAGGCACCGACCGGTTGTTGTCGATTGATCTTGCGACGGGCAAGCAGCGCTCGACCAACCTGTCACCGGCACCTTATCACCTGACGACCATACCGAACTCAAGCAAGGTGATGGTATCAAGCCGAACCGAACCGAAGGTCTGGATCGTCGATCAGGTCAGCCTGACGGCTATTACCGAAGTGCCGATACTGGGTGAGGGCCACCAGATGGTTGTTCTGCCCTGA
- a CDS encoding copper-translocating P-type ATPase has product MHSDVRQSGPGDCPKCGMHLVPESADDKHARHSDVSAGAIGDEYDIVPTGYDGPVYTCPMHPQVRQTHPGSCPLCGMGLELESAAMADEGPNPELVDFTRRLWVGAVLTLPLLVFTMGPYVGLSGVREIFGERTTLWIELILGTPVVLWCGWPFLERGWNSFRTMHLNMFSLIAMGVSAAWLFSVVAVLMPHIFPDGFRDSEGHVGVYFEAAAVIVTLVLLGQVMELRAREGTGKAIRALLDMAAKTARIIRPDSSEEEIPLEEVQVGDRLRVRPGDKVPVDGVVLEGRSSVDESMISGEPVPVEKVQGEPVTGATINGTGSLVIEATRVGSDTMLSQIVEMVANAQRSRAPIQKYADKVAGWFVPAVIGIAALAFFAWAIWGPAPALSYALIAAVSVLIIACPCALGLATPMSIMTATGRGAQAGVLIKNAEALERFEKIDTLIVDKTGTLTMGKPKLVAVLPEPGHDEVEVLRLAATLEKGSEHPLAEAIVTGAEERGVALSDASDFEAVTGKGVKGTVDGRPVALGNLKLVTDLGLEAAELTAKANARRDDGETVMFVMLDGSVAGLVSVADPVKETTPAALKALHELGFRIIMATGDNERTAKAVAERLGIDEIRADVLPEDKARIIRELQEKGAKVAMAGDGVNDAPALAQSDVGIAMGTGADVAIESAGFTLVNGSLDGIVRARRLARATMRNIRQNLFFALIYNASGVPVAAGLLFPLFGILISPMFAAFAMSASSISVVLNALRLRGAKV; this is encoded by the coding sequence ATGCATTCTGACGTGCGTCAATCTGGGCCGGGCGACTGTCCCAAATGCGGAATGCATCTTGTACCTGAGAGCGCCGACGACAAACACGCGCGTCACAGCGACGTATCCGCGGGAGCCATCGGCGATGAATATGACATCGTTCCGACAGGCTATGACGGACCCGTTTATACCTGCCCGATGCATCCTCAGGTGCGGCAAACCCATCCCGGGTCCTGCCCACTCTGCGGCATGGGGTTGGAGCTGGAAAGCGCAGCGATGGCGGACGAGGGGCCGAACCCGGAACTGGTGGATTTCACCCGGCGCCTATGGGTAGGTGCGGTTCTGACGCTGCCGCTTTTGGTTTTCACGATGGGCCCCTACGTTGGGCTGTCTGGCGTGCGAGAGATTTTTGGTGAGCGTACAACCCTATGGATTGAACTGATACTTGGCACTCCGGTCGTTCTTTGGTGCGGTTGGCCATTTCTGGAACGGGGTTGGAATTCGTTTCGCACTATGCATCTGAATATGTTCTCGTTGATTGCCATGGGGGTTTCGGCCGCGTGGCTTTTCAGCGTTGTCGCCGTATTGATGCCCCACATATTCCCGGACGGTTTTCGAGATTCAGAAGGCCATGTTGGGGTCTATTTCGAAGCGGCCGCAGTTATCGTTACACTTGTTCTGCTCGGACAGGTTATGGAACTGCGGGCCCGCGAAGGCACAGGGAAGGCGATCCGCGCTTTGCTGGACATGGCCGCAAAGACCGCCCGTATTATCCGCCCTGACAGTAGTGAGGAGGAAATCCCGCTTGAAGAAGTACAGGTAGGCGACCGCCTTCGTGTACGCCCCGGCGACAAGGTGCCAGTAGACGGAGTAGTGCTCGAAGGGCGCTCATCTGTTGATGAAAGCATGATCTCTGGCGAGCCGGTTCCGGTTGAGAAGGTACAGGGAGAGCCGGTCACAGGGGCGACAATCAACGGCACCGGTAGCCTTGTGATCGAAGCAACCCGAGTGGGCTCTGACACAATGCTGTCCCAGATTGTCGAAATGGTGGCCAACGCGCAACGCTCGCGCGCACCAATTCAGAAATACGCTGACAAAGTGGCGGGCTGGTTTGTACCGGCGGTCATAGGTATAGCTGCGCTGGCCTTTTTTGCATGGGCAATTTGGGGACCGGCTCCGGCGCTCTCCTACGCCTTGATCGCAGCGGTGTCGGTACTGATCATAGCTTGCCCGTGCGCGCTTGGCCTGGCCACTCCGATGTCAATCATGACGGCCACAGGGCGCGGGGCGCAGGCCGGAGTGCTGATCAAAAATGCCGAAGCGCTGGAGCGGTTCGAGAAGATCGATACTTTGATCGTCGACAAAACCGGCACCCTGACCATGGGCAAGCCAAAGCTTGTGGCTGTATTACCCGAACCTGGCCATGACGAAGTCGAGGTGCTGCGGCTGGCCGCAACGCTGGAGAAGGGCTCGGAGCACCCGTTAGCTGAGGCAATCGTCACAGGAGCCGAGGAACGTGGCGTGGCCCTGTCCGACGCCAGTGACTTCGAGGCGGTGACTGGTAAAGGCGTGAAAGGCACGGTGGATGGCCGCCCCGTCGCGCTCGGCAACCTGAAACTGGTCACCGATCTCGGACTCGAGGCGGCCGAACTGACGGCCAAGGCCAATGCGCGTCGGGATGACGGCGAAACGGTGATGTTCGTGATGCTTGATGGTTCAGTGGCGGGGTTGGTCAGCGTCGCCGACCCGGTCAAGGAAACAACACCAGCCGCACTCAAGGCGCTGCACGAGCTGGGTTTCCGAATCATCATGGCGACTGGCGACAACGAACGCACTGCAAAGGCGGTGGCCGAACGTCTGGGTATCGATGAGATTCGAGCCGACGTTCTACCCGAGGACAAAGCCCGCATAATTCGCGAACTGCAGGAGAAAGGCGCCAAGGTCGCCATGGCGGGTGACGGAGTGAACGACGCACCCGCGTTAGCGCAGTCCGATGTGGGCATCGCCATGGGGACCGGTGCCGACGTGGCGATCGAAAGTGCAGGCTTCACGCTGGTCAACGGAAGCCTCGATGGCATCGTGCGCGCCCGTAGGCTGGCCCGCGCTACCATGCGCAATATCCGGCAAAACCTATTCTTTGCCCTGATCTACAACGCCTCGGGCGTTCCGGTGGCGGCAGGCCTTCTGTTTCCGCTCTTCGGCATCTTGATCAGCCCTATGTTCGCCGCCTTCGCCATGAGCGCTTCGTCGATTTCAGTGGTGTTGAATGCGCTACGCCTGAGGGGGGCGAAGGTTTGA
- a CDS encoding cytochrome b/b6 domain-containing protein, with amino-acid sequence MREVPAPFDGLAYDGHLVWDRFTRVFHWGLVACVSTALVSGFLLDASWIRLHLVSGSLAIALVTARTVWGFTGPTYARFSQFLPSYRQVISHLRAGAAHARHIGHNPLAALMVFVLLTLIVGLGLTGVASLGSGLKSGPMAASLPASQGHIWSKIHELAAFALLSFIALHIGGVVLESRRSRENLARSMITGRKEMRAGDLTAPPRPAQRALAALFISGLVIIATGAINRMSQSPLPLPPVGSMALVYSDECAACHMAYHPSLRPAASWQLMMDKLDSHFGEDATLPKETGDEITVWLVKHSAETVDSKPATLWTGLQETLPVALPNTDIWQRLHGSLADGTFTRRTIHSRSNCFACHRDAESGWFSPFQISVPKEPKQ; translated from the coding sequence ATGAGAGAAGTTCCCGCGCCATTTGATGGGCTGGCCTATGACGGACATCTCGTCTGGGATCGATTCACTCGTGTATTTCATTGGGGGCTGGTAGCGTGCGTTTCCACCGCGTTGGTGTCTGGGTTCCTGCTGGACGCATCTTGGATTCGCCTACACCTGGTTTCCGGTTCCCTTGCCATTGCATTGGTTACTGCCAGAACTGTCTGGGGATTTACCGGCCCTACCTACGCGCGGTTTTCGCAGTTCTTACCAAGCTACCGGCAGGTTATCAGCCATCTGAGGGCCGGAGCGGCTCATGCGCGCCACATCGGGCACAATCCACTTGCTGCCTTGATGGTCTTTGTATTGCTTACCCTGATCGTCGGGCTTGGTTTGACAGGTGTCGCCAGCTTGGGCAGCGGTCTAAAATCAGGGCCGATGGCTGCCTCTTTGCCAGCATCACAGGGCCACATCTGGAGCAAAATTCACGAGTTGGCCGCTTTCGCGCTGTTGAGCTTCATTGCCCTGCATATCGGCGGTGTCGTTCTGGAAAGCCGCCGCAGCCGAGAGAACCTGGCCAGGTCGATGATAACCGGGCGCAAGGAGATGCGCGCCGGGGATTTGACTGCGCCGCCACGGCCTGCGCAGCGGGCGCTTGCCGCCCTTTTCATCTCGGGTCTTGTCATCATCGCCACCGGCGCGATCAACAGGATGTCACAAAGCCCACTGCCGCTCCCGCCGGTTGGGAGTATGGCACTGGTCTACAGCGATGAATGCGCCGCCTGCCACATGGCTTATCACCCGTCCCTGCGTCCTGCCGCATCCTGGCAATTGATGATGGACAAGCTGGACAGTCATTTCGGTGAGGACGCCACTCTGCCAAAGGAGACCGGTGACGAGATTACCGTTTGGCTGGTCAAGCACTCCGCGGAAACTGTGGACAGCAAGCCCGCGACCCTCTGGACGGGTTTGCAAGAAACCCTGCCGGTTGCCCTACCGAACACAGACATCTGGCAACGTCTTCACGGGTCGCTCGCCGATGGCACATTCACCCGCCGCACCATCCATAGCCGCTCGAACTGTTTCGCTTGTCACAGGGATGCCGAGAGCGGCTGGTTCAGCCCTTTTCAGATTTCCGTTCCGAAGGAGCCTAAGCAATGA
- a CDS encoding diheme cytochrome c, with amino-acid sequence MKRILAVAAIALISAPVLASEGEFMRPVTHAATKAECSECHMAYPAGFLPSRSWTKIMTTLDDHFGENAMLDDATRTEIEAYLTQNAADVGGRSSSLLYRIAPEDTPLRISEMPWFRSEHDGEVSSRKLQKAGSMSNCAACHRGADRGIFED; translated from the coding sequence ATGAAACGAATTCTTGCTGTAGCTGCAATAGCTCTGATTTCGGCGCCGGTTCTTGCCAGCGAAGGTGAGTTTATGCGGCCCGTAACTCACGCCGCAACCAAGGCCGAATGCAGCGAATGCCACATGGCCTATCCGGCAGGATTCCTGCCCAGCCGGTCGTGGACAAAGATCATGACCACGCTTGATGACCATTTTGGCGAAAACGCCATGCTGGACGACGCAACTCGCACAGAGATCGAGGCTTACCTGACCCAGAATGCCGCCGACGTCGGAGGGCGTTCGTCCAGCCTCCTCTACCGGATTGCGCCAGAGGATACGCCTCTGCGGATTTCCGAAATGCCCTGGTTCCGCTCGGAACATGACGGCGAGGTCTCGTCCCGAAAACTCCAGAAAGCAGGTTCCATGTCGAACTGCGCCGCATGTCATCGCGGCGCTGATCGAGGGATATTCGAGGACTGA
- a CDS encoding response regulator transcription factor: MRLLAVEDDPIIRKDVQSALEASGFRVEIAEDGEDAWFLGDTEDYDLVVLDLGLPHMDGLSVLKRWRANGRQMPVLVLTARGAWHERVEGIEAGADDYLPKPFRMEELVARARALVRRSAGHSAPVQTLGDLTIDTNRMSVAVRGVPITVTSLEYRLLSYLMLHRDRVVPPTELLEHLYGDDDAREANAVEAILTRLRKKLGAGIIGTRRGFGYFLEAVEGDG; this comes from the coding sequence ATGCGGCTTCTCGCGGTCGAAGACGACCCGATCATTCGCAAGGACGTGCAATCTGCTTTGGAAGCCTCTGGATTCCGCGTGGAAATCGCCGAGGACGGCGAGGACGCATGGTTTCTGGGGGATACCGAAGATTATGACCTCGTCGTTCTTGATCTCGGATTGCCGCACATGGACGGATTGAGCGTGTTGAAACGCTGGCGCGCCAACGGCCGGCAGATGCCCGTTCTGGTCCTGACAGCGCGCGGGGCTTGGCACGAACGGGTCGAAGGGATCGAAGCTGGGGCCGACGACTATCTGCCCAAACCGTTCCGGATGGAAGAACTTGTGGCCAGGGCTCGGGCGCTGGTGCGCCGGTCTGCCGGGCATAGTGCTCCTGTGCAGACGTTGGGCGATTTGACCATCGACACGAACAGGATGTCCGTAGCTGTTCGAGGAGTGCCGATAACGGTGACCTCCCTGGAATACCGGCTTTTGTCCTACCTCATGCTGCACCGAGACCGCGTGGTGCCGCCAACCGAGCTCTTGGAGCATCTATATGGTGATGACGACGCCCGTGAGGCCAATGCGGTGGAGGCCATTCTCACCCGACTTCGCAAGAAGCTTGGGGCCGGCATTATCGGCACCAGACGCGGGTTTGGATACTTTCTGGAGGCAGTGGAGGGCGATGGGTGA
- a CDS encoding DUF1924 domain-containing protein codes for MKPVLVLSAILLSQPVLAQDTSPQALVDQYSAEAGAAPSPKNGRALFTANHASGKPHTPSCVTCHSADPTKGGQARTGKPIDPLVPRVNSERFTDMKFVEKWFGRNCNSVLGRDCSAQEKADIISWFMSL; via the coding sequence ATGAAACCAGTTCTTGTTCTTTCCGCCATCCTGTTGTCCCAGCCTGTCTTGGCGCAAGACACTTCCCCGCAGGCCTTGGTCGATCAATACAGTGCCGAGGCGGGTGCTGCCCCATCACCGAAAAACGGACGGGCGCTGTTCACGGCCAACCATGCAAGCGGAAAACCCCATACGCCCTCCTGCGTCACCTGTCATTCGGCAGACCCTACAAAAGGCGGTCAGGCCCGCACCGGAAAGCCGATCGACCCCCTGGTTCCGCGCGTGAATTCAGAACGGTTCACCGACATGAAATTTGTCGAAAAATGGTTTGGGCGAAACTGCAACTCTGTTCTCGGCCGCGACTGCAGCGCGCAGGAAAAAGCCGACATCATTTCTTGGTTCATGAGCCTCTGA
- a CDS encoding PepSY domain-containing protein, translating into MKHALIVLICTLASTVLASEDHDAARDAVRQHKVIPLSKIVPDVLERFDASLLEAEFEREHGAYVYELELITGSGRMIEVMVDATTGAILEVEQEGWQERDE; encoded by the coding sequence ATGAAACACGCTTTGATCGTTCTGATATGCACACTTGCCAGCACTGTCCTCGCATCCGAGGACCACGATGCGGCACGTGATGCAGTGCGCCAACATAAGGTCATTCCGCTCTCGAAGATTGTTCCGGACGTTTTAGAGAGATTCGATGCGTCGCTGCTCGAAGCAGAGTTCGAACGCGAGCATGGCGCGTATGTCTATGAACTGGAGTTGATCACGGGCTCGGGCCGAATGATCGAAGTCATGGTGGATGCCACCACGGGTGCGATACTCGAAGTTGAGCAGGAAGGCTGGCAGGAAAGGGACGAATAA
- a CDS encoding HAMP domain-containing sensor histidine kinase, which translates to MKTGSLRFRLFVATALSVSIALMLAFWGLGLLFASHVERRAIDDLSVQLDQILAGVERDEKGKIRIGSAPADARFSKPFGGLYWQIEVEGLQLRSRSLWDFALDLPPDHLKSGTVHVHYLSGPGENQLLVMERSIVLSTRLGGVPMRAAVAMDASQLEKSTEEFREDLVPFTLLLALFIVFAGAVQVIVGLRPLNSVERRISRIRTGDVNRVGEDFPTEIRPLAAEVDALLLQREKDIEQARHRAGDLAHGLKTPLQALLGDARRVREAGLTDTAASIESTVKSMHRHVERELNRVRIATRAATSKADLTEAASRVIAVVQKASLNDALKWDLDAPANLVVAADMEDLSAILGAITENASRHARRQVRISARKQATHAVLSVLDDGPGIPPDKIDTLMRRGVREDETGTGLGLAIARELTEALGGSLELISRDPGLMVRITLPLAAT; encoded by the coding sequence GTGAAAACGGGCTCTCTCCGCTTTCGGTTGTTCGTAGCCACTGCGCTGTCGGTTTCCATCGCGCTGATGCTGGCGTTCTGGGGGCTGGGGCTGCTCTTTGCCTCGCATGTGGAACGGCGTGCAATTGATGACCTCTCCGTCCAGCTCGACCAGATACTCGCAGGAGTGGAGCGGGATGAAAAAGGGAAAATTCGGATTGGATCGGCTCCGGCAGATGCCCGTTTCTCAAAGCCTTTTGGGGGCCTCTACTGGCAGATCGAAGTTGAGGGGCTTCAGTTACGCTCAAGATCGCTATGGGATTTCGCTCTCGATCTTCCTCCGGATCATCTGAAGAGCGGGACCGTCCATGTGCACTATCTCTCCGGGCCCGGGGAAAACCAGCTGCTTGTCATGGAGCGGAGCATTGTGCTTTCCACACGCCTTGGAGGCGTTCCGATGCGCGCTGCCGTGGCCATGGATGCCTCTCAGCTTGAGAAAAGCACCGAAGAATTCCGGGAAGATCTTGTGCCTTTTACGCTTCTTCTGGCGCTTTTTATTGTCTTCGCTGGGGCGGTTCAAGTCATTGTCGGTCTTCGACCGCTAAATTCCGTCGAGCGGCGGATATCAAGGATCCGAACGGGAGACGTGAACCGGGTGGGCGAGGATTTCCCTACGGAAATTCGTCCCCTTGCAGCCGAAGTGGATGCCCTGCTCCTACAAAGGGAAAAGGACATCGAGCAGGCAAGGCACAGAGCGGGCGATCTCGCTCATGGCCTGAAAACCCCACTTCAAGCATTACTTGGAGATGCGCGCCGTGTTCGCGAGGCCGGATTGACTGATACCGCAGCGTCAATCGAAAGCACCGTCAAAAGCATGCATCGCCATGTCGAGCGTGAATTGAACAGGGTTCGTATTGCGACGCGAGCCGCCACGTCGAAGGCCGATCTCACCGAGGCTGCAAGTCGCGTTATTGCAGTAGTTCAGAAAGCCAGTTTGAACGACGCATTGAAATGGGATTTGGACGCGCCAGCGAATCTCGTGGTTGCGGCAGATATGGAAGATTTATCCGCAATTCTGGGTGCGATTACGGAAAACGCATCTCGCCATGCGAGGCGGCAAGTCAGGATATCAGCACGCAAACAGGCGACGCATGCAGTTCTGAGCGTTCTTGACGACGGTCCGGGCATTCCACCAGACAAGATCGATACTCTCATGCGCCGGGGCGTGCGCGAGGACGAAACAGGAACCGGGCTTGGCCTGGCGATCGCGCGGGAATTGACCGAGGCACTGGGCGGATCGCTGGAATTGATCTCCCGCGATCCGGGACTGATGGTTCGGATCACTTTGCCTCTGGCTGCTACCTGA
- a CDS encoding APC family permease encodes MTHEGVGNLKSGSISLTGAVAMGTGVMIGAGIFALTGQIAGLAGPWFPLSFVVGAVVTVFSAYTYIAMSNAWPSSGGIAMILTKAYGPGAVAAAASLLMALSMVINESLVARTFATYALRPFNIEDGPLVPMVAVSLIVFAYAVNRSGNRSVGLWSIVMSVLKIGGIAVFGVAALWAAGGDWQAQGTAPAGPLGFIASVALSILAFKGFTTITNSGAEIVDPHRNVGRTIMISIAICAVIYLLVAFAVGASLPPDQIRAAQDYALAEAARPVLGQGGFYLTVALAMVATASGLIASVFAVSRMLAMLTDMKMIPHSHFGMTGSIQSHTLIYTVVIAGLLAVLFDLSRIASLGAFFYLVMDMAVHWGVWHRLRSQINARGWVLLTALALDCVVLTAFTILKLRSDPMIVVYAVAGIGLVFAYERIFLKQWIIEKEANQL; translated from the coding sequence ATGACGCACGAGGGCGTAGGCAACTTGAAATCAGGTTCGATATCGCTGACGGGTGCGGTCGCTATGGGCACCGGTGTCATGATCGGTGCGGGGATATTTGCTCTGACAGGCCAGATCGCTGGGCTCGCTGGGCCATGGTTTCCGCTGTCTTTCGTAGTCGGAGCCGTCGTGACGGTTTTCAGCGCCTACACCTATATTGCCATGTCCAACGCCTGGCCGTCTTCGGGCGGGATCGCGATGATCCTGACAAAAGCATATGGACCGGGTGCTGTAGCGGCCGCGGCTTCATTGTTGATGGCGCTGTCGATGGTGATCAACGAAAGCCTCGTGGCACGCACATTCGCAACCTACGCGCTCCGCCCATTCAACATCGAAGATGGGCCGTTGGTGCCGATGGTCGCGGTTTCGCTGATCGTCTTCGCCTACGCGGTCAACCGGTCGGGGAACCGCTCGGTGGGGTTGTGGTCCATTGTCATGTCTGTGCTCAAGATCGGTGGGATCGCAGTGTTTGGCGTTGCCGCGCTGTGGGCTGCGGGCGGCGACTGGCAGGCGCAAGGCACCGCCCCCGCCGGGCCGCTGGGTTTCATCGCGTCCGTGGCTCTTTCGATCCTTGCGTTCAAGGGATTTACCACAATCACTAATAGCGGTGCCGAGATCGTCGACCCACACCGCAATGTCGGGCGCACCATCATGATCTCGATCGCGATCTGCGCAGTGATCTATCTGTTGGTCGCCTTCGCCGTGGGTGCCAGCCTGCCACCCGACCAGATCCGTGCCGCACAGGACTATGCCTTGGCAGAAGCCGCCCGACCAGTCTTGGGGCAGGGTGGTTTCTACCTGACCGTTGCGCTGGCGATGGTTGCCACCGCCTCAGGACTGATTGCCAGTGTGTTCGCCGTATCACGGATGCTGGCAATGCTGACCGACATGAAAATGATCCCGCACAGCCATTTCGGCATGACGGGCAGCATCCAGTCTCACACGCTGATCTACACGGTCGTGATTGCGGGTCTGCTCGCGGTGTTGTTCGACCTGTCGCGCATCGCCTCGCTTGGTGCTTTCTTTTATCTGGTGATGGATATGGCCGTGCATTGGGGCGTTTGGCACCGGCTGCGCAGTCAGATCAACGCTCGGGGTTGGGTCTTGTTAACTGCCCTGGCGCTGGACTGCGTAGTCCTGACCGCGTTCACAATACTCAAGCTGCGCTCCGACCCGATGATCGTGGTATATGCCGTTGCTGGCATCGGCTTGGTCTTCGCCTACGAGCGCATCTTTCTCAAACAATGGATCATCGAAAAGGAGGCAAATCAGCTATGA
- a CDS encoding DUF2933 domain-containing protein: protein MTQSNFDETRATQETTERVSSDETPEAPKTEDQTANGAKRNWLPVVIAIALGAAVLGWEYRETLYPLLSSPLLFLLVCVGMHFLMHRSHGKH, encoded by the coding sequence ATGACCCAATCAAATTTCGACGAAACTCGCGCCACACAGGAGACGACCGAAAGGGTCAGCTCTGACGAAACGCCCGAAGCGCCCAAAACCGAAGATCAGACGGCCAACGGTGCCAAGCGTAATTGGCTCCCGGTTGTCATTGCGATCGCGTTGGGCGCCGCTGTTCTGGGCTGGGAATACCGCGAGACACTCTATCCTTTGCTCAGTTCTCCGTTGCTGTTCTTGCTGGTCTGCGTGGGCATGCATTTCTTAATGCATCGCAGCCACGGCAAACACTGA
- a CDS encoding PepSY domain-containing protein translates to MKVILFAATLLTAAAAAFAVNAATDTVTSASPETVTWMPVGEVAAKLEAQGYQILEIERDDDRYYEVEMRDVYGYEVEAYLDAATGEPVPHMSDTNDDYSEKGDD, encoded by the coding sequence ATGAAAGTAATCCTCTTTGCCGCCACCCTGCTTACCGCCGCCGCTGCGGCCTTTGCTGTCAACGCCGCCACCGATACGGTCACGTCGGCGTCACCTGAGACCGTCACTTGGATGCCCGTTGGCGAGGTTGCCGCCAAGCTTGAAGCGCAGGGCTACCAAATTCTGGAAATTGAGCGCGATGACGACCGCTACTACGAAGTCGAAATGCGCGACGTATATGGATACGAAGTCGAAGCCTACCTGGACGCAGCGACTGGCGAACCGGTTCCCCACATGTCCGATACGAATGACGACTACAGCGAGAAAGGCGACGACTAA
- the petA gene encoding ubiquinol-cytochrome c reductase iron-sulfur subunit, which yields MSDFSERKVPSEPESRRDFLYYVTGSAAIVATGAAVWPLVNSMNPSADISAQAVVDIDLEGVGPGTRITVKWKGKPIFIDHRTKERIALAIAEDDAPMIDPQPDAERVQRPEWLVVIGVCTHLGCIPLGQGGSEPTGDWDGWFCPCHGSHYDTSGRIRKGPAPRNLDLPPYEFVTDTRVKIG from the coding sequence ATGTCTGATTTTTCTGAAAGAAAGGTACCTTCAGAGCCCGAATCTCGGCGCGATTTCTTGTATTATGTCACCGGCAGTGCAGCCATAGTGGCCACGGGTGCTGCGGTCTGGCCACTTGTTAACAGCATGAACCCCAGTGCAGACATCTCCGCCCAAGCCGTTGTCGACATAGATCTTGAAGGTGTCGGACCAGGAACGAGGATCACTGTCAAATGGAAAGGCAAGCCGATCTTTATAGACCACCGGACTAAAGAGCGGATCGCGCTGGCGATAGCAGAAGACGATGCACCAATGATCGACCCGCAACCTGACGCCGAGCGCGTACAGCGACCGGAATGGCTGGTAGTTATTGGCGTTTGCACCCATCTGGGATGCATACCACTCGGGCAGGGCGGCAGCGAACCCACCGGAGACTGGGACGGTTGGTTCTGTCCGTGTCACGGTTCACATTACGACACGTCGGGCAGAATTCGGAAAGGCCCGGCGCCCCGCAACCTCGATCTGCCCCCCTACGAGTTCGTCACCGACACGCGGGTCAAAATTGGGTGA